In Sander lucioperca isolate FBNREF2018 chromosome 12, SLUC_FBN_1.2, whole genome shotgun sequence, one DNA window encodes the following:
- the LOC118496453 gene encoding gastrula zinc finger protein XlCGF17.1-like, translating to METEADGEDCGGPEPARNSHPLLQPETEDQTGDSSDPETDDSADWKETREPQSALNSLKHDSRSKKRFSCSECGKVFGFKTHLKRHTITHTGEKTFSCSQCGKRFGHKADLKRHMRTHTGEKPFSCLVCKIFFTQSGDLQRHMRIHTGEKPFSCSVCNKSFTQSEYLRSHMRTHTGETPFSCLVCKKSFTQSGSLQKHMRIHTGEKPFCCSECGRAFTVSGTLKTHMMTHSGEKPFSCSVCKKSLTHSGALKIHMRIHTGEKPFSCLVCNASFIQSGSLRSHMVVHTGEKRFSCSVCNKRFSRRSHVKTHKCVGQMETEADGEDCGGPEPARNSHPLFQPETEDQTGDSSDPETGDME from the coding sequence atggaaacagaagctgatggagaggactgtggaggaccagaaccagccaggaactcacatccacttttacaaccagagactgaagaccagactggagactcttctgatcctgagactgatgacagtgctgattggaaggagaccagagaacctcagtcagctttaaactctctgaaacatgattcaagaaGTAAGAAACGATTCAGCTGCTCGGAGTGTGGGAAAGTATTTGGCTTCAAGACACATCTGAAGAGACATACGAttactcacacaggagaaaaaacattcagctgctctcagtgtgggaaaagatttgGCCACAAGGCAGATCTGAAGAggcacatgagaactcacacaggagaaaaaccttttagctgcttagtttgtaagattttttttacacagagtggagatttacaaagacacatgagaatccacacaggagagaagccttttagctgctcagtttgtaataaatcttttacacagagcgAATATTTACGGtcacacatgagaactcacacaggagaaacacCTTTCAGCTGTTTGgtttgtaagaaatcttttacacagagtggaagtttacagaaacacatgagaatccacacaggagaaaaacctttttgctgctctgagtgtggtagAGCTTTCACTGTTAGTGGAACCCTGAAGACACACATGATGACTCATTCtggagaaaaaccttttagctgctcagtctgtaagaaatctttgaCACACAGTGGAGCTTTAAAGatacacatgagaatccacacaggagaaaaaccttttagctgctTAGTTTGTAATGCATCTTTTATACAGAGTGGAAGTTTACGGTCACACATggtagtccacacaggagagaaaagattcagctgcagtgtttgtaacaaaaGATTTTCCCGGCGTTCTCAtgtcaaaacacataaatgtgttggtcagatggaaacagaagctgatggagaggactgtggaggaccagaaccagccaggaactcacatccacttttccaaccagagactgaagaccagactggagactcttctgatcctgagactggTGACATGGAATAA